One Verrucomicrobiia bacterium DNA window includes the following coding sequences:
- a CDS encoding ATPase, T2SS/T4P/T4SS family — translation MPPVKSFGERIADALVEDGLLTHKQVEELLEMQKKEGTRLLKLVLDKALVSEQDMTVSMGRVLNVSPINLARVSIPAEVADLLPREISQNHKVIAVSRLENKLFIAMADPLNVLALDDVKRITKLEVAPMIAAEKAILDKLNGIDAAKSGSIEDIIQDAQKRADGDGDADNIETVKESMEEVNLDQLAASSEEAPVIKLANLILVQAIKDRASDIHLEPFEKTMRLRYRVDGVLTDATPPPKQMQLALASRLKIMSNLDIAERRLPQDGRMRVRVGGKDYDLRVSVLPTVHGEKIVLRVLDKSNLSASLDKLGLDSDTFQQVKAAVDAPHGLILVTGPTGSGKTTTLYSALNELNNPVYNIVTVEDPVEFQVPGINQVPVKKEIGLTFANALRSILRQDPDIVMIGEIRDTETAEIAIEAALTGHQVLSTMHCNDAPGAIARLDDMGIAPFLISSSVILSCAQRLMRRICSHCKEPVVYPPKMYQDLNIDPSLFDGITLYRGRGCDRCKNSGYAGRIAIIEAMTVSDEIRKLIIARANTREMSKVAIGQGMRTLRMVALDRVREGVSTLEQVLVLTAAH, via the coding sequence ATGCCGCCCGTAAAATCATTCGGTGAACGCATCGCGGACGCCCTGGTCGAGGACGGCCTGCTGACCCACAAGCAGGTCGAGGAACTGCTCGAAATGCAGAAGAAGGAGGGCACGCGGCTGCTCAAGCTCGTGCTCGACAAGGCGCTCGTCAGCGAGCAGGACATGACTGTATCGATGGGGCGGGTTTTGAACGTCTCGCCCATCAATCTGGCGCGCGTCAGCATTCCCGCGGAGGTGGCCGACCTGCTGCCACGCGAAATTTCCCAGAACCACAAGGTCATTGCCGTTTCCCGGCTGGAGAACAAGCTGTTCATCGCGATGGCCGACCCGTTGAACGTGCTCGCGCTCGACGACGTCAAGCGCATCACCAAGCTGGAAGTCGCGCCGATGATCGCGGCCGAGAAGGCCATTCTCGACAAGCTCAACGGCATTGACGCGGCCAAGAGCGGCAGCATCGAGGACATCATTCAGGACGCGCAAAAGCGCGCCGACGGGGATGGGGACGCCGACAACATCGAGACGGTCAAGGAATCGATGGAAGAGGTGAACCTTGACCAGCTCGCGGCCTCGTCCGAGGAGGCGCCGGTCATCAAGCTTGCCAACCTGATCCTCGTGCAGGCCATCAAGGACCGCGCCAGCGACATTCACCTGGAGCCGTTTGAAAAGACGATGCGGCTGCGCTACCGCGTGGACGGCGTGCTCACCGACGCCACGCCGCCGCCCAAGCAGATGCAGCTCGCCCTGGCTTCGCGCCTGAAGATCATGAGCAATCTGGACATCGCCGAGCGCCGGCTGCCGCAGGACGGCCGCATGCGCGTTCGCGTCGGCGGCAAGGATTACGACCTGCGGGTGTCCGTGCTGCCCACGGTGCACGGCGAGAAAATCGTGCTCCGCGTGCTGGACAAGTCGAACCTGTCCGCCAGCCTCGACAAATTGGGGCTCGACTCCGACACGTTCCAGCAGGTGAAGGCCGCAGTTGATGCGCCGCACGGTCTGATTCTGGTCACGGGACCGACCGGTTCCGGCAAGACCACCACGCTGTATTCGGCGCTGAACGAACTGAACAACCCGGTTTACAACATTGTAACAGTCGAAGACCCCGTCGAATTTCAGGTGCCCGGCATCAACCAGGTGCCGGTGAAAAAGGAGATTGGCCTCACCTTTGCCAACGCGCTTCGCTCCATTCTCCGCCAGGATCCGGACATCGTCATGATCGGTGAAATCCGCGACACCGAAACGGCGGAAATCGCGATTGAAGCGGCGTTGACGGGGCACCAGGTGCTTTCCACGATGCATTGTAATGATGCGCCGGGCGCCATCGCGCGGCTCGACGACATGGGCATTGCGCCGTTCCTGATTTCCTCCTCGGTGATTTTGTCCTGCGCGCAACGGCTCATGCGCCGCATCTGCTCCCATTGCAAGGAGCCCGTGGTCTATCCGCCCAAGATGTATCAGGATCTGAACATCGACCCCAGCCTGTTTGACGGCATCACGTTGTATCGCGGTCGCGGCTGCGACCGGTGCAAGAACTCCGGTTACGCCGGGCGCATTGCCATCATCGAGGCCATGACCGTGTCGGATGAAATTCGCAAACTGATCATTGCACGCGCCAATACGCGGGAAATGTCGAAGGTCGCCATCGGTCAGGGGATGCGCACACTGCGCATGGTGGCACTGGACCGCGTGCGCGAAGGTGTGTCCACACTCGAACAGGTGCTGGTGCTGACGGCCGCGCACTGA
- a CDS encoding 4Fe-4S dicluster domain-containing protein yields the protein MKEPITRRSLLAKLGLAAAAVAAAPAAKAAKTTVQKVFASAGAPKGYDPSKHKWQMAIDANRCIGCGSCVEACKKENNVPIGPYYRTWIERYIVKKPEPGSAETRGEVLVDSPEGGMHGFPDLPVPKEDILQSFFVPKLCNLCVHSPCSQVCPVGATFESPDGVVLVDPNYCIGCGFCIQACPYGCRFMDPVTHTANKCTLCYHRITRGLKPACVEVCPSQARIFGDLKNPVPDDPLQKFFAEHRVQSLKPYLGTEPRVQYAGIDKEVR from the coding sequence ATGAAAGAGCCAATCACCCGTCGCAGTCTGCTTGCCAAACTGGGGCTGGCCGCCGCTGCCGTGGCGGCTGCGCCCGCCGCCAAAGCGGCCAAGACCACCGTGCAGAAAGTGTTTGCCTCCGCCGGCGCACCCAAGGGGTATGATCCCTCAAAGCACAAGTGGCAAATGGCGATTGATGCGAACCGTTGCATTGGTTGCGGCTCCTGTGTGGAGGCGTGCAAGAAGGAGAACAACGTGCCGATCGGGCCCTACTACCGCACATGGATCGAGCGTTACATTGTCAAAAAACCGGAGCCCGGCTCGGCGGAAACACGGGGCGAGGTGCTGGTGGATTCGCCGGAAGGGGGGATGCATGGATTCCCTGACTTGCCGGTGCCCAAGGAGGACATCCTCCAGTCGTTCTTTGTGCCCAAGCTGTGCAATCTCTGCGTGCATTCTCCCTGTTCGCAGGTGTGCCCGGTGGGCGCCACGTTTGAGTCGCCGGACGGCGTCGTGCTCGTGGATCCAAATTACTGCATCGGTTGCGGCTTCTGCATCCAGGCATGTCCCTACGGCTGTCGCTTCATGGACCCGGTCACGCACACGGCCAACAAGTGCACGTTGTGTTATCATCGGATCACCCGCGGATTGAAGCCGGCGTGCGTGGAGGTGTGTCCGTCGCAGGCCCGCATCTTCGGGGACTTGAAAAACCCGGTGCCGGACGATCCGTTGCAGAAATTCTTTGCCGAGCACCGCGTGCAAAGCCTCAAACCGTATCTCGGCACGGAACCGCGGGTGCAGTATGCCGGCATAGACAAGGAGGTGCGTTAA
- a CDS encoding cytochrome c has protein sequence MKRKLLLGLALLVVTAVCATAEDAKALYEKGCQKCHGADGKGQTKMGQKMGAKDYTDAKVQEALTDAAATKAIKEGLKDKDGKILMKPAEDLSDADIKGLVEHMRSFKK, from the coding sequence ATGAAACGAAAACTGCTGCTGGGTCTGGCGTTGTTGGTGGTTACGGCTGTTTGCGCAACTGCTGAAGACGCCAAGGCACTCTATGAAAAGGGCTGCCAGAAATGTCACGGCGCCGATGGCAAGGGGCAGACCAAGATGGGCCAGAAGATGGGGGCGAAGGATTACACCGACGCCAAGGTGCAGGAAGCCCTGACCGATGCCGCCGCCACCAAAGCGATCAAGGAAGGGTTGAAGGACAAGGACGGCAAGATTTTGATGAAGCCGGCCGAGGATTTGAGCGACGCAGATATCAAGGGGCTTGTGGAGCACATGCGCTCGTTCAAGAAGTAA
- a CDS encoding NapC/NirT family cytochrome c — protein MNQDVSTPKAQRPSLLRNWLSLTGLVVVIGSLFSTLLLFTMDALSHGANPYIGILTYFVAPFFFVTGLILTFVGVWRERRRRGASAGGLLPRIVVDLSRPRDRRMMAFFLTGAVLFLLISAVGSYHTYHFTESVTFCGEACHTVMKPELVSYQHGPHARVACVECHIGSGATWFVKSKLSGSYQLYAVAFNKYPRPVPTPIKNLRPAQETCEQCHWPKKFTGNLDRTYNYFLGDATNTPFSVRLLLKVGGSDPTHGPVGGIHWHMNIANKVEYYAPDASRQKIPWVRVTDRQGVVTVYHTRNFTNQPPEAEIRRMDCMDCHNRPAHTFQTPNASVNLAMSLGKIDPGLRWIKTNAVYVLTQKYTNETEALEGIATHLASQYPNDPRVRSAIDAVQTIYQENFFPEMNADWRSYPNNIGHKDWPGCFRCHDGLHKTDDGQRAVTASDCNTCHTILAQGQGKDLEKLNPEGLKFAHPGDELDENPTCNECHTGGL, from the coding sequence ATGAACCAAGATGTCTCCACCCCCAAAGCCCAGCGGCCATCGCTGTTGCGCAACTGGCTCAGTTTGACCGGCCTCGTGGTCGTGATCGGCAGCCTGTTTTCCACGTTGCTGCTGTTCACCATGGATGCCCTTTCGCACGGGGCCAACCCGTATATCGGCATCCTGACCTATTTTGTCGCGCCCTTTTTCTTTGTCACGGGGCTCATCCTGACGTTCGTGGGCGTCTGGCGCGAACGTCGTCGTCGGGGCGCGTCCGCCGGCGGATTGCTTCCCCGGATCGTGGTGGATTTGTCCCGGCCGCGTGACCGGCGCATGATGGCCTTCTTCCTGACCGGCGCCGTGCTGTTCCTGCTGATATCCGCGGTGGGCAGCTACCACACGTATCACTTTACCGAGTCGGTCACCTTTTGCGGCGAGGCCTGCCACACGGTGATGAAGCCGGAGCTGGTCTCGTATCAGCACGGTCCCCATGCGCGCGTGGCCTGCGTGGAATGCCACATCGGCTCCGGCGCCACGTGGTTCGTGAAGTCCAAGCTCTCCGGCAGCTACCAGCTTTACGCGGTCGCCTTCAACAAGTATCCGCGCCCGGTGCCGACGCCGATCAAAAACCTCCGCCCGGCCCAGGAGACGTGCGAGCAATGTCACTGGCCGAAGAAATTCACCGGCAACCTCGACCGCACTTACAACTACTTTCTGGGCGATGCGACCAACACGCCGTTCTCCGTGCGGCTGCTCCTGAAGGTGGGCGGGTCCGATCCGACGCACGGTCCCGTGGGCGGCATCCACTGGCACATGAACATCGCCAACAAGGTGGAGTATTACGCGCCCGACGCCAGCCGGCAGAAGATCCCGTGGGTGCGCGTCACGGACCGGCAGGGTGTGGTCACTGTTTATCACACACGCAACTTCACCAACCAGCCGCCGGAAGCGGAAATCCGCCGTATGGATTGCATGGATTGTCACAACCGCCCGGCGCACACGTTCCAGACGCCGAACGCGTCCGTAAACCTCGCCATGTCACTCGGCAAAATTGACCCGGGCCTGCGCTGGATCAAGACGAACGCGGTTTACGTGCTGACGCAAAAATACACGAACGAAACCGAGGCGCTGGAGGGCATCGCCACGCATCTGGCCAGCCAGTATCCCAACGACCCGCGCGTCCGCAGTGCGATTGATGCCGTGCAAACCATCTATCAGGAGAATTTCTTCCCGGAGATGAACGCCGACTGGCGGTCGTATCCCAACAACATCGGCCACAAGGACTGGCCCGGCTGCTTCCGCTGCCATGACGGCCTGCACAAGACCGACGACGGCCAGCGGGCTGTCACGGCCAGCGATTGCAACACGTGCCACACCATTCTGGCGCAGGGCCAGGGCAAAGATTTGGAAAAACTGAACCCCGAGGGGCTGAAGTTTGCTCATCCGGGCGACGAACTGGATGAGAATCCCACGTGCAATGAATGCCACACCGGCGGCTTGTGA
- a CDS encoding amylo-alpha-1,6-glucosidase → MSPAPGGRLVRFVGDQIRFQLRLAGGEAHPRSWRARLRTNLGRADALRREIVNAHAKGAPPAGAAWRDLPMEQDEQGWFLQMPLAETGYFKAKGYLLDDRGWQHWPSGPDYGIAVHPDWTRTANIIYCAFPRLHGRSKSALRLDDPQRDTQFKQLEAEGHAIISPSGKLRDLIPQLPHIVSTLGCRILHLLPIGPTPTTFARFGRFGSPYACLDLTAIDPALVEFDRRTTGVDQFRELALAVHRHGARVFLDIVINHTGWGSTLQEQHPQWFVRNPGGEFHSPGAWGTTWEDLVELKQDSVALWDVIAESLLVWCRRGVDGFRCDAGYMVPMPAWQYIIARVQQEFPDVVFLLEGLGGAWEATETLLTEGGMQWAYSELFQNYSAVQVGGYLDHALKQSQRVGMLIHYAETHDNARLAARGRAWSLLRNRLCALASVSGGFGFTGGVEWLAEEKIKVHGCTGLNWGAPNNIIPELAQLNRLLAWHPAFFDGATLTRVSTLDSDVFALFRESAEGKDAVLVLVNLDPDQPREIKLPVAKLAHATPAHVGAEGRWLNAFDLLGQPVPEMAHHANQLRFKLPAGAAYCLAATLEPMGLHGDGYRQARARAAWAVACLCQVHPPETVGAFDWLTLAAEVEASPARFLAAASRRGPRTETSGAAPFPNVIRWAREDARRITLIPPHHWLLLEDDAPFRATLAAAQPENAPPNDSPAQHICSVVGGKTRFACFPPRTEPLDAVLTLERLTEPFEPVIAAVRFLPAEPVVPQRRPLPEDLVLLTNGRGGMARLCVDLGRVNSKYDCVLGANLHPTLPVDRHVFAKRLRVWVNADGFITPLDYHNLASFHPGPPAVWQFVAQAGDGRTVELQLAADMLPGRNTTLFRFSRPNVSEAHGKQLPAEANVRLTVRVDIEDRNFHSETKHNGGADHHFTVNTHPLAAPAIGFAFTPARDRQLRVVAGHGIFHPQPEWCFNVPHPVEATRGQTGAGDVYSPGWFELAINKGDAINLIVTAEAADPTDAEVRTLADAAGRWQAAREAGRPLDSSALQQAARAFVVRRGEGRTVIAGYPWFLDWGRDTLICARGLLAAGMIEEVREILLTFARFEEKGTLPNIIHGEHVGNRDTSDAPLWFGIVCEELAGRRGAADFYATPVEAGKRPLAEVLRSIAAGYLAGTPNGIHVDAASGLVWSPGHFTWMDTNYPAGTPREGYPIEIQCLWIRLLRQLDRIGARPAGEPWSALADRATRSLEQFFWLEEPGWFADSLRAERGMPAARSAVDDALRSNGLFTVSLGLIHGERAQRMTEAVRRWLVVPGGLRSLAPLPVKLPLDIRHHGQLLNDPRRPYCGRYEGDEDTRRKPAYHNGTAWTWTFPVFCEALARAWEASPEAVAAARAYLTSSFRLLDEGCLGQIPEVLDGDAPHRQRGCDAQAWGATEALRVWQWLAGC, encoded by the coding sequence ATGTCCCCTGCCCCGGGCGGGCGGCTGGTGCGCTTTGTCGGCGACCAAATCCGCTTTCAACTGCGGCTCGCCGGCGGCGAGGCTCATCCCCGCAGCTGGCGCGCCCGGCTGCGCACGAATCTGGGCCGGGCCGATGCCCTGCGCCGGGAGATCGTGAATGCGCACGCCAAGGGCGCCCCACCCGCGGGCGCCGCGTGGCGGGATCTGCCAATGGAACAGGACGAACAGGGCTGGTTTTTGCAGATGCCCCTGGCGGAAACAGGCTACTTCAAGGCCAAGGGTTATTTGCTCGACGACCGCGGCTGGCAGCACTGGCCCTCCGGACCAGATTATGGGATTGCCGTCCACCCCGACTGGACGCGCACGGCGAACATCATCTATTGCGCGTTTCCCCGCTTGCACGGACGCAGCAAAAGTGCGTTGCGTCTGGACGACCCGCAACGGGACACCCAGTTCAAGCAGCTCGAGGCGGAAGGCCACGCCATAATTTCACCCTCGGGCAAGCTGCGTGATCTCATCCCGCAACTGCCGCACATCGTCAGCACGCTGGGTTGTCGCATTCTGCATTTGCTGCCCATCGGTCCCACGCCGACCACCTTTGCGCGGTTTGGCCGTTTCGGCAGCCCTTACGCCTGCCTGGATTTGACGGCCATCGATCCGGCACTCGTTGAATTCGACAGGCGCACCACGGGCGTGGATCAATTCCGCGAACTGGCCCTGGCGGTTCATCGTCACGGTGCCCGCGTTTTTCTGGACATCGTGATCAACCACACCGGCTGGGGCTCCACCTTGCAGGAGCAGCATCCCCAATGGTTCGTGCGGAATCCGGGCGGGGAATTTCACAGCCCTGGTGCCTGGGGCACCACGTGGGAAGACCTCGTTGAATTGAAGCAGGACAGCGTCGCCCTCTGGGACGTGATCGCGGAGAGTCTGCTCGTCTGGTGTCGCCGCGGCGTCGATGGATTCCGGTGCGACGCGGGCTACATGGTTCCGATGCCCGCCTGGCAATACATCATCGCCCGCGTCCAGCAGGAGTTTCCCGATGTGGTTTTTTTGCTGGAAGGTCTGGGCGGCGCGTGGGAGGCCACCGAGACCCTCCTGACCGAAGGCGGCATGCAGTGGGCCTACAGCGAATTGTTCCAAAACTACTCCGCGGTGCAGGTCGGCGGGTATCTGGACCACGCCCTCAAGCAAAGCCAGCGGGTCGGCATGCTCATTCATTACGCCGAAACCCACGACAACGCCCGCCTGGCCGCCCGCGGGCGGGCATGGTCCCTCCTGCGCAACCGGCTGTGTGCCCTCGCCAGCGTCAGCGGCGGTTTTGGCTTCACCGGTGGTGTTGAGTGGCTGGCCGAGGAAAAAATCAAGGTTCACGGCTGCACGGGCCTGAACTGGGGTGCGCCCAACAACATCATTCCGGAGCTGGCCCAGTTGAACCGGCTCCTCGCCTGGCATCCCGCCTTCTTCGATGGCGCCACCCTGACGCGGGTCAGCACGCTCGATTCCGATGTGTTCGCGTTGTTCCGCGAATCGGCCGAGGGCAAGGATGCCGTGCTGGTGCTGGTGAATCTTGATCCGGACCAGCCGCGCGAAATCAAACTGCCCGTCGCCAAGCTGGCGCACGCGACGCCGGCCCACGTGGGCGCGGAAGGTCGTTGGCTGAACGCGTTCGACCTGTTGGGCCAGCCCGTGCCCGAAATGGCACACCACGCGAATCAACTGCGGTTCAAACTGCCGGCCGGCGCCGCCTATTGCCTGGCCGCCACGCTCGAACCGATGGGTCTCCACGGCGACGGTTACCGGCAGGCCCGCGCGCGCGCCGCCTGGGCCGTGGCGTGCCTGTGCCAGGTTCATCCACCCGAAACCGTGGGCGCGTTCGACTGGCTGACGCTCGCCGCCGAGGTCGAAGCCTCGCCGGCCCGGTTTCTGGCCGCCGCCAGCCGGCGGGGGCCACGCACCGAGACCTCCGGCGCCGCGCCATTTCCCAATGTCATTCGCTGGGCCCGCGAGGATGCGCGCCGCATCACGCTGATTCCGCCGCACCATTGGTTGCTGCTGGAGGACGACGCCCCGTTCCGCGCCACGCTGGCCGCGGCGCAACCCGAAAATGCGCCACCCAACGATTCTCCGGCGCAGCACATTTGTTCCGTGGTCGGAGGCAAAACCCGCTTCGCCTGCTTTCCTCCCCGCACCGAACCGCTCGACGCTGTCCTGACGCTCGAACGATTGACGGAACCGTTTGAGCCCGTCATCGCGGCGGTGCGCTTTCTCCCGGCCGAGCCGGTCGTCCCGCAACGTCGCCCGCTGCCCGAGGATCTGGTGCTGCTCACCAACGGGCGCGGCGGCATGGCGCGGCTTTGCGTTGATCTGGGCCGGGTGAACTCCAAATACGACTGCGTGCTCGGCGCCAATCTGCATCCCACGTTGCCGGTGGACCGCCACGTTTTCGCGAAGCGCCTGCGGGTCTGGGTGAATGCCGACGGCTTCATCACGCCGCTGGACTACCACAACCTCGCCAGCTTCCATCCGGGACCGCCCGCCGTCTGGCAGTTTGTGGCGCAAGCCGGTGACGGCCGCACCGTGGAATTGCAACTTGCGGCGGACATGCTGCCCGGGCGCAACACCACCCTGTTTCGTTTCAGCCGGCCGAATGTCAGCGAAGCTCACGGCAAACAACTCCCCGCCGAAGCCAACGTGCGCCTCACGGTGCGCGTGGACATCGAGGACCGCAATTTCCATTCGGAAACCAAACACAACGGCGGCGCGGATCATCACTTCACAGTCAACACGCACCCGCTCGCGGCCCCGGCCATAGGCTTCGCGTTCACACCCGCCCGGGATCGCCAACTGCGCGTGGTGGCCGGCCACGGCATTTTCCATCCGCAACCGGAATGGTGTTTCAACGTGCCGCACCCCGTCGAAGCCACGCGTGGGCAAACCGGTGCGGGCGATGTTTACAGCCCGGGCTGGTTTGAACTGGCCATCAACAAGGGCGACGCCATCAATTTGATCGTCACCGCGGAGGCGGCTGACCCGACGGACGCCGAAGTCCGGACTCTGGCCGACGCGGCAGGCCGGTGGCAGGCCGCCCGTGAAGCCGGCCGGCCGCTGGACAGTTCGGCCCTGCAACAAGCCGCACGTGCGTTCGTCGTGCGCCGCGGCGAAGGCCGCACGGTCATTGCGGGTTACCCGTGGTTTCTCGACTGGGGCCGCGACACGCTGATCTGCGCGCGTGGCCTGCTTGCCGCCGGCATGATCGAGGAAGTGCGCGAAATCCTGCTCACCTTCGCGCGCTTCGAGGAAAAGGGCACCCTGCCCAACATCATTCATGGCGAGCACGTGGGAAATCGCGACACCTCCGATGCGCCGCTGTGGTTTGGCATCGTGTGCGAGGAACTGGCCGGGCGGCGCGGCGCGGCCGACTTTTACGCAACGCCCGTGGAGGCCGGCAAACGGCCGCTGGCCGAAGTGTTGCGCAGCATCGCCGCCGGCTATCTGGCGGGCACCCCCAACGGCATTCACGTGGACGCCGCTTCAGGACTCGTCTGGAGTCCCGGCCATTTCACGTGGATGGACACCAATTATCCCGCCGGCACGCCCCGCGAAGGTTATCCCATCGAAATCCAATGCCTCTGGATCCGGTTGTTGCGGCAGCTGGACCGCATCGGGGCCCGGCCCGCCGGCGAACCATGGTCCGCGCTGGCCGACCGCGCCACCCGCTCGCTGGAGCAATTCTTCTGGCTCGAAGAACCGGGCTGGTTTGCCGATTCCCTCCGCGCAGAACGCGGCATGCCCGCCGCCCGGTCGGCCGTGGATGATGCACTGCGCAGCAACGGCCTGTTCACCGTCAGCCTCGGGTTGATCCACGGTGAGCGCGCGCAACGCATGACCGAAGCCGTGCGTCGCTGGCTGGTGGTGCCGGGCGGATTGCGGTCGCTCGCGCCGCTGCCGGTGAAACTGCCGCTGGACATCCGCCACCACGGTCAGCTGCTGAACGACCCGCGCCGGCCGTATTGCGGCCGCTACGAGGGCGACGAGGACACGCGCCGCAAGCCCGCATATCACAACGGCACCGCGTGGACGTGGACGTTTCCGGTGTTCTGCGAAGCCCTGGCCCGCGCATGGGAGGCTTCGCCCGAAGCCGTCGCCGCCGCCCGCGCCTACTTGACCAGCAGCTTCCGCCTGCTTGACGAAGGCTGCCTCGGTCAAATCCCGGAAGTGCTCGATGGCGATGCCCCGCACCGCCAGCGCGGGTGCGATGCCCAGGCCTGGGGCGCGACTGAAGCGTTGCGCGTGTGGCAATGGCTCGCCGGATGCTGA
- a CDS encoding cytochrome c translates to MKKIILLASAFACAAILSAKAADGGEVYAKNCAKCHGEDGKGQTKMGEKLGCKDYTKEAIKVEEGVKAVKEGLKDKEGKTQMKAFGESLSDEEIKAAVEHLAGLKK, encoded by the coding sequence ATGAAAAAGATCATCCTGCTCGCGAGTGCGTTCGCCTGTGCGGCGATTTTGAGTGCCAAGGCGGCTGACGGCGGTGAAGTTTATGCCAAGAACTGCGCCAAGTGCCACGGTGAAGACGGCAAGGGCCAGACCAAGATGGGCGAGAAACTTGGGTGCAAGGACTACACCAAGGAAGCCATCAAGGTGGAGGAAGGCGTGAAGGCGGTCAAAGAGGGCCTGAAGGACAAAGAGGGCAAGACGCAGATGAAGGCGTTTGGGGAGAGTCTTTCCGATGAGGAGATCAAGGCCGCCGTTGAGCATCTCGCGGGCTTGAAAAAGTAA
- the nrfD gene encoding NrfD/PsrC family molybdoenzyme membrane anchor subunit yields the protein MAADLTNAVVEAIPHFQGYVYPNEATREPLWSFLIVVYPYVTGLVAGAFIMASLVRVFRVQALEPVYRLSLLTALSFLLCATLPLLFHLGHPERCYQIMMTPHLTSPMAIFGFVYAWYLMAVLLLELWFDYRQDFVVWARTETGLRGLLYRLLLLGVSDESEKAVKLDHKIGWIISILGIPSAFLLHGYVGFIFGSIKANPWWGNVLMPVIFILSAMVSGIALCVFNYVVLNWVRRKPVDMRCLDAMGMFLFYALVIDAAIEGLDWIHRIYSADESFQVIRHVATHKLFYTLNIGQALLGTLVPLLVLGCLQILRRFVAEPVRRRLYFVAAVLILAGVLAMRWNVVIGGQLFSKSLRGFMSYKMDFAGMEGWFMGGFLLLLPFLILIMMVKLFLAERGQETGRPPVSAIVRQ from the coding sequence ATGGCGGCCGATTTGACCAATGCAGTCGTGGAAGCGATTCCGCATTTCCAAGGATATGTTTATCCCAACGAAGCCACGCGCGAGCCGTTGTGGAGTTTTTTGATCGTGGTCTATCCCTATGTCACCGGCCTGGTGGCGGGTGCGTTCATCATGGCCTCGCTGGTGCGGGTCTTCCGTGTGCAGGCGCTGGAGCCGGTGTATCGGCTTTCCTTGCTGACCGCGCTGTCCTTTCTGCTCTGCGCCACACTGCCGCTGCTGTTCCATCTGGGACATCCCGAGCGGTGCTATCAGATCATGATGACGCCGCATCTGACGTCGCCGATGGCCATCTTCGGGTTTGTGTATGCGTGGTATTTGATGGCGGTGCTGCTGCTGGAGCTGTGGTTTGATTACCGGCAGGACTTTGTGGTCTGGGCCCGAACCGAGACCGGTTTGCGCGGATTGTTGTATCGGTTGCTTTTGCTCGGCGTTTCCGACGAGTCGGAAAAGGCGGTGAAGCTGGATCACAAAATCGGCTGGATCATCTCCATCCTGGGCATCCCCTCCGCCTTCTTGTTGCACGGCTACGTGGGCTTCATCTTCGGGTCGATCAAGGCCAATCCGTGGTGGGGCAACGTGCTCATGCCGGTTATTTTCATCCTGTCGGCCATGGTTTCGGGCATTGCGCTGTGCGTCTTCAATTATGTCGTTTTGAACTGGGTGCGCCGCAAACCGGTCGACATGCGCTGCCTGGATGCGATGGGCATGTTCCTGTTCTACGCGCTCGTGATTGACGCGGCGATTGAGGGCCTGGATTGGATCCATCGCATTTATTCCGCCGACGAAAGCTTCCAGGTCATCCGTCACGTGGCCACGCACAAATTGTTTTACACGCTTAACATCGGCCAGGCGCTGCTGGGCACGCTGGTGCCGCTGCTGGTCCTGGGATGCCTGCAAATCCTGCGCCGGTTCGTGGCCGAGCCGGTCCGTCGCCGTCTCTATTTTGTGGCGGCGGTGCTCATTCTCGCCGGCGTGCTGGCCATGCGCTGGAACGTGGTCATTGGCGGCCAGTTGTTTTCCAAGAGCCTGCGGGGCTTCATGAGTTACAAGATGGATTTTGCGGGCATGGAAGGCTGGTTCATGGGCGGCTTCCTGCTGCTGCTGCCCTTTCTCATTCTGATCATGATGGTGAAATTGTTTCTGGCGGAGCGCGGGCAGGAGACCGGCCGCCCACCGGTCTCTGCCATCGTCCGGCAATAG